A single Desulfovibrio piger DNA region contains:
- a CDS encoding 5-formyltetrahydrofolate cyclo-ligase: MSLPPDELKKELRTRMRGLRRGQDPALARQRARAAQQALLDWDVWQQAARVALYVALPEEVHTGYLLADAWQRRVRVYLPRVRLERGRMDFVPCARVGDMAAGPYKMLEPHAGLLGMAPPVLAHPDFCPDVLILPGVAFDRAGNRLGFGGGYYDRFLSAFGARGSGRRPRLVGLCYAFQVVDALPSQEWDQPVDCLCTEEGLVCL; this comes from the coding sequence ATGTCCCTTCCCCCCGATGAGCTGAAGAAGGAACTGCGCACCCGCATGCGCGGGCTGCGGCGCGGGCAGGATCCCGCCCTGGCACGGCAGCGGGCCCGCGCGGCCCAGCAGGCCCTGCTGGACTGGGACGTCTGGCAGCAGGCCGCCCGTGTGGCCCTGTATGTGGCCCTGCCGGAAGAAGTGCACACCGGCTACCTGCTGGCCGATGCCTGGCAGCGACGCGTGCGCGTCTACCTGCCCCGGGTGCGCCTGGAGCGCGGGCGCATGGATTTCGTACCCTGTGCCCGGGTAGGCGACATGGCCGCCGGCCCCTACAAGATGCTGGAACCCCATGCCGGTCTGCTGGGCATGGCGCCCCCGGTGCTGGCCCACCCCGATTTCTGCCCCGACGTGCTCATCCTGCCCGGTGTGGCCTTTGACCGCGCGGGCAACCGCCTGGGCTTCGGCGGCGGCTATTATGACCGCTTCCTGTCGGCCTTCGGCGCCCGGGGCAGCGGCCGGCGGCCCCGGCTGGTGGGCCTGTGCTATGCTTTCCAGGTGGTGGATGCGCTGCCCTCCCAGGAATGGGACCAGCCCGTGGACTGCCTGTGTACCGAAGAAGGACTCGTATGCCTGTAA
- a CDS encoding FecCD family ABC transporter permease produces MPENSPIAKDARSARRRCCCVLLAVLWCASLPLACLPGPVPVAVADVWQALGAVAGLCPPADGSVQLVVGQIRLARVLLGLLCGGALAVAGVALQGVLRNPLADPFTLGISAGAACGASMAIALGGTLGIWAGGLAVGLSAAATVSLSALLGSLLALGGALWLGSGQGSFRRETVILAGIAVAAFLGAVVALVKALNEESVTSIVFWIMGSLQGRGWDSVPLLLATLLPGLLVVLPGWRKLDMLALGDEQAAHLGLAVGRTRFWLLAGASCMTAGCVAVAGVIGFVGLVVPHVLRMLLGGAHGPLLYGAFLGGGILLVWADVLARCVLSGGQELPVGVVTALLGGPFFAFLVRRR; encoded by the coding sequence ATGCCGGAGAACAGCCCCATTGCCAAGGATGCGCGGAGCGCGCGCCGCCGGTGCTGCTGCGTGCTGCTGGCCGTCCTCTGGTGCGCCTCCTTGCCGCTGGCCTGTCTGCCCGGGCCCGTGCCCGTGGCTGTGGCCGATGTCTGGCAGGCGCTGGGGGCCGTGGCGGGCCTGTGCCCCCCGGCGGACGGCAGCGTGCAGCTGGTGGTGGGGCAGATCCGTCTGGCCCGTGTGCTGCTGGGCCTGCTGTGCGGTGGTGCGCTGGCCGTGGCCGGAGTGGCCCTGCAGGGCGTGCTGCGCAATCCGCTGGCGGACCCCTTCACCCTGGGCATCTCCGCCGGAGCGGCCTGCGGCGCCAGCATGGCCATCGCGCTGGGCGGTACCCTGGGCATCTGGGCAGGAGGCCTTGCCGTGGGGCTTTCCGCGGCGGCCACGGTCTCCCTGTCGGCCCTGCTGGGCTCCCTGCTGGCCCTGGGCGGTGCGCTCTGGCTGGGCAGCGGGCAGGGAAGTTTCCGGCGCGAGACCGTCATCCTGGCCGGCATCGCCGTGGCGGCCTTTCTGGGCGCCGTGGTGGCCCTGGTCAAGGCCCTCAACGAAGAATCCGTCACCAGCATCGTTTTCTGGATCATGGGCAGCCTGCAGGGCCGGGGCTGGGACAGCGTCCCCCTTTTGCTGGCCACCTTGCTGCCGGGGCTGCTGGTGGTGCTGCCGGGCTGGCGCAAGCTGGACATGCTGGCCCTGGGCGACGAACAGGCCGCGCATCTGGGCCTTGCCGTGGGCCGCACACGTTTCTGGCTGCTGGCCGGCGCCAGCTGCATGACGGCCGGTTGCGTGGCCGTGGCCGGGGTCATCGGCTTCGTGGGCCTGGTGGTGCCGCATGTCCTGCGCATGCTGCTGGGCGGAGCGCACGGCCCTTTGCTCTACGGCGCCTTCCTGGGCGGCGGCATCTTGCTGGTCTGGGCGGACGTGCTGGCCCGCTGTGTGCTTTCCGGCGGACAGGAATTGCCCGTGGGCGTGGTGACGGCCCTGCTGGGCGGCCCCTTTTTCGCTTTTCTGGTGCGGAGGCGCTGA
- a CDS encoding polyphenol oxidase family protein — protein MPVSFIPFVFPGVDNVRCAFQTRWQAAGDGPYAGGNISLATADDRQSVIGNRRELRAALGLRRMAELNQVHGDAMIFEPEAVEPDAVPRCDADGMATAQAGLGLAIKTADCQPILLAHRSGRFVAGIHAGWRGNRCDFPGSGVRRFCEHYGVEPRELLAVRGPSLGPARAEFINFESEWGDAFRPWFDAGSRTMDLWGLTRWQLEQAGLLPRNIYGIDLCTASCNRQFFSYRCVKASGRQASVIWRLD, from the coding sequence ATGCCTGTAAGTTTCATCCCCTTTGTGTTCCCCGGCGTGGACAACGTGCGCTGCGCCTTCCAGACCCGCTGGCAGGCGGCCGGAGACGGCCCGTACGCCGGTGGCAACATCTCCCTCGCCACGGCCGATGACCGGCAGAGCGTCATCGGCAACCGCCGCGAACTGCGGGCGGCCCTGGGCCTCCGGCGCATGGCCGAACTCAACCAGGTGCACGGCGATGCCATGATCTTCGAGCCCGAGGCCGTGGAGCCCGACGCCGTTCCCCGCTGCGATGCCGACGGCATGGCCACCGCGCAGGCCGGGCTGGGGCTGGCCATCAAGACCGCCGACTGCCAGCCCATCCTGCTGGCCCACAGGAGCGGCCGTTTCGTGGCCGGCATCCATGCGGGCTGGCGCGGCAACCGCTGTGACTTTCCCGGTTCCGGGGTGCGCCGCTTCTGCGAGCATTACGGCGTGGAACCGCGCGAACTCCTGGCCGTGCGCGGCCCGAGCCTGGGCCCGGCCCGGGCGGAGTTCATCAATTTCGAGAGCGAGTGGGGCGACGCGTTCCGCCCCTGGTTCGATGCCGGGAGCCGCACCATGGACCTGTGGGGCCTGACCCGCTGGCAGCTGGAGCAGGCCGGGCTGCTGCCCCGCAACATCTACGGCATCGACCTGTGCACGGCCAGCTGCAACCGCCAGTTCTTCTCGTACCGCTGCGTGAAGGCCTCCGGCCGTCAGGCCAGCGTCATCTGGCGCCTGGACTAG
- a CDS encoding metallophosphoesterase family protein, which translates to MPSVNEQDHLWIAVGDIHDEPGLFARIPELAQADGIIVTGDLTITGGVKQAELVMDVLRAHNPRIWAQIGNMDRPEVDEWLSGLGCNLHTQVHELTPDTAIFGIGASTFTPFGTPSEFPESTFAGWLESSWQKARKYPHTVLVSHNPPKDSACDVIPGNIHVGSTAVREFLEEAQPDVCLCGHIHEARAVDRVGRTIVVNPGALAQGGYVLLRSCGGKLSVELRVLENCD; encoded by the coding sequence ATGCCAAGCGTCAACGAACAGGATCATCTCTGGATTGCCGTTGGGGACATTCACGACGAGCCCGGGCTGTTTGCCCGTATCCCCGAGCTGGCGCAGGCGGACGGCATCATCGTCACCGGCGACCTGACCATCACGGGCGGCGTCAAGCAGGCCGAGCTGGTCATGGACGTTCTGCGGGCGCACAATCCCCGCATCTGGGCCCAGATAGGCAACATGGACCGGCCCGAAGTGGACGAATGGCTGAGCGGCCTGGGCTGCAACCTGCACACGCAGGTGCACGAACTCACGCCCGATACGGCCATCTTCGGCATCGGAGCCTCCACGTTCACGCCTTTCGGCACGCCCAGCGAGTTTCCTGAATCCACCTTCGCCGGCTGGCTGGAAAGCAGCTGGCAGAAGGCCCGCAAGTACCCCCACACCGTGCTGGTTTCGCACAATCCGCCCAAGGACAGCGCCTGCGACGTCATCCCGGGCAATATCCATGTGGGCTCTACTGCCGTGCGCGAATTCCTTGAAGAAGCCCAGCCCGATGTCTGCCTGTGCGGACATATCCACGAAGCGCGCGCCGTGGACAGGGTGGGCCGCACCATCGTGGTGAATCCGGGCGCTCTGGCCCAGGGCGGCTATGTGCTGCTGCGTTCCTGCGGCGGCAAGCTATCCGTGGAGCTGCGCGTCCTTGAAAATTGTGATTAG
- a CDS encoding ABC transporter ATP-binding protein — protein MLRAKGIRAAYGTDEIVHGVDIDLHPGEAVALLGPNGSGKTTLLRVLAGSLTPTAGSVQVQGADIRRLSPRERARRVAVLSQRNAAPQGMTALQMVLLGRYPWLGWWGSYSAEDRRIAHEALEETGALPLAGRQVSELSGGELQRVALARTLAQQSPVLLLDELAAGLDLARMLELFDLLERRRRAGAALLLVMHDCNLAAQYATRLLGLRRGRVLFDGPVRRCFTAENLRALYAVDLHIVPHPRNGLPQALPLRPRGPEYREDSPHDA, from the coding sequence ATGCTGCGGGCAAAAGGCATCCGGGCGGCCTACGGCACGGACGAGATAGTGCATGGTGTGGACATCGACCTCCACCCCGGTGAGGCCGTGGCCCTGCTGGGCCCCAACGGCAGCGGCAAGACCACGCTGCTGCGGGTGCTGGCGGGCAGCCTGACGCCGACAGCGGGGTCGGTACAGGTGCAGGGGGCGGACATCCGCCGTCTTTCCCCCCGGGAACGGGCCCGCCGGGTGGCCGTGCTTTCCCAGCGCAATGCCGCGCCACAGGGCATGACCGCCCTGCAGATGGTCCTGCTGGGCCGCTATCCCTGGCTGGGCTGGTGGGGCAGCTACAGCGCCGAAGACCGGCGCATCGCCCACGAGGCCCTGGAGGAGACCGGCGCGCTGCCGCTGGCCGGACGGCAGGTGAGCGAGCTTTCCGGCGGGGAACTGCAGCGCGTGGCCCTGGCCCGGACACTGGCCCAGCAAAGCCCCGTGCTGCTGCTGGACGAGCTGGCCGCCGGTCTGGATCTGGCCCGGATGTTGGAACTTTTCGACCTGCTGGAGCGCCGCCGCCGGGCCGGTGCCGCGCTGCTGCTGGTGATGCATGACTGCAATCTGGCCGCCCAGTACGCCACACGTCTGCTGGGCCTGCGCCGGGGCCGGGTACTGTTCGACGGCCCGGTGCGCCGCTGCTTCACGGCGGAGAACCTGCGCGCCCTCTATGCCGTGGACCTGCACATCGTCCCGCACCCCCGCAACGGTCTGCCCCAGGCCCTGCCCCTGCGGCCCCGTGGCCCTGAATACCGGGAGGACTCTCCGCATGATGCCTGA
- a CDS encoding class I SAM-dependent DNA methyltransferase has product MSQGHDWTFHGFAGEFDGHVREQLPWYELASAAMGLIARQYIPKEGKVYDLGASTGNVGRVLAPTLEARCARLTALDECPDMVEAYNAPGRALRADITRFDYKPFDVAVAFLVFMFLAVPARRKLLARLRQQLRPGGAIIIFDKLVPPGGYPATVLARLTWASKLDQGAEPGAVVRKELSLSGIQRPLYPGELGEDAVEVFRFGDFAGWIIEG; this is encoded by the coding sequence ATGAGCCAGGGGCACGACTGGACGTTCCACGGCTTTGCCGGAGAGTTTGACGGGCATGTCCGGGAGCAACTGCCTTGGTATGAGCTGGCAAGCGCCGCCATGGGCCTGATAGCCCGGCAATACATCCCGAAGGAAGGCAAGGTCTATGACCTTGGCGCGTCCACGGGCAACGTGGGCCGCGTGCTGGCACCCACGCTTGAGGCGCGCTGTGCGCGGCTGACGGCTCTGGATGAATGCCCGGATATGGTGGAGGCATACAACGCTCCTGGACGGGCGCTGCGGGCCGATATAACGCGGTTCGACTACAAGCCCTTCGACGTGGCTGTGGCTTTTCTGGTGTTCATGTTTCTTGCCGTGCCCGCCCGGAGAAAGCTGCTGGCCCGCCTGCGGCAGCAGCTACGCCCCGGCGGGGCCATCATCATCTTTGACAAGCTGGTGCCGCCCGGCGGCTATCCGGCCACGGTCCTGGCAAGGCTGACCTGGGCTTCCAAGCTGGACCAGGGCGCGGAACCCGGAGCCGTGGTCAGAAAGGAGCTCTCCCTGTCGGGAATCCAGCGACCGCTTTATCCCGGAGAGCTGGGCGAAGATGCCGTGGAGGTATTCAGGTTCGGGGACTTCGCGGGCTGGATTATTGAGGGCTGA
- a CDS encoding Rne/Rng family ribonuclease, translating to MTQENTPAVSDAAESSDVAEATPTPKRRTTRRTSRAKAAPATEETATLTAATSTDAPAEQAVTDSGDAQPADDAVAAAPRKPARRTSRRKATAPAAESPAPEAAPEASAGEEASAAQAAPGTGTAREPDQAPAPEAAETPADTDGGQHAAPRRGTRRSPGAQRRQRAPRKKSPEAVSPQDETAPAGTGDQAAEAAAALPADGQPVPLPAEAAAMPVMPDGGTPAAPAAVAAPRTDDAEAAPAAEDTETAADSGAQEDGDDQPRRKSRRGRRGGRGRNRKNRDAQAENAEAAGSEADDTAGAAAPAGLPDGASDEELWQAATGDVESLESAPARLRRRGEDSEAPKKGSVRAAAVKAKVAAGKRRMFISVLPGEQVEVAIAEEGRLQEYYLDMFHQRKLKGNIYKGIIHNIDTNLQAAFVSYGAGKNGFLQIDEIHPEYWLAHHEPSKGKKFPPIQKVLKPGQEVLVQVVKEPTGNKGAFLTTWLSLAGRFLVLTPGQEQIGVSRKVDSDEERTRLREMMNGIDPGQGLGVIVRTVSAGTTKTTLKNDLQYLKRVWKDIRKKATEVSAPALIYQEPGLPQRAVRDYLTDDVCEIWVDNEEVADSIRETVSLLFPRKKELVRLHTDVRMPLWERFSLRRQLDQIYSREVTLPSGGRLVFDQTEALMAVDINSGKISGKVNFESMAHRTNMEAAEAIARQLKLRDIGGQVVIDFIEMRDKKHVLEVEKTLRTAMKNDRARHDVGRMSSFGLLELVRQRTGSSALSITMEPCPFCGGTGQRRNLEWQALQALREMRRALRTHGGDKYVFETTRELGLYLLNHKRDSLRDMEQDFGKCLEISIRP from the coding sequence ATGACCCAGGAAAACACACCGGCCGTGTCCGACGCGGCCGAGTCCTCCGATGTCGCTGAAGCAACCCCCACCCCCAAACGCCGTACCACCCGCCGCACTTCGCGCGCCAAGGCCGCCCCTGCCACGGAAGAAACGGCCACGCTGACGGCCGCCACGAGCACGGATGCCCCTGCGGAACAAGCCGTCACGGACAGCGGCGATGCACAACCCGCTGACGATGCCGTGGCCGCCGCGCCCCGCAAGCCCGCCCGCCGGACCAGCCGCCGCAAGGCCACGGCCCCTGCCGCCGAAAGCCCGGCCCCCGAAGCCGCTCCCGAAGCCTCGGCCGGAGAAGAGGCATCCGCTGCGCAGGCCGCGCCCGGCACCGGAACCGCCCGGGAGCCAGACCAGGCCCCGGCCCCTGAAGCCGCCGAAACGCCCGCCGATACCGACGGCGGACAGCACGCCGCGCCCCGTCGCGGTACCCGCCGTTCGCCCGGTGCCCAGCGCCGCCAGCGTGCCCCCCGCAAAAAATCTCCCGAAGCCGTGAGCCCGCAGGACGAAACCGCTCCTGCCGGGACCGGTGACCAGGCCGCTGAAGCGGCTGCGGCCCTTCCCGCTGACGGGCAGCCCGTTCCCCTGCCTGCCGAAGCCGCCGCGATGCCCGTGATGCCTGATGGCGGGACGCCTGCCGCTCCTGCCGCAGTGGCCGCCCCGCGCACGGACGACGCGGAAGCCGCTCCCGCCGCGGAGGACACCGAAACGGCCGCCGACAGCGGCGCCCAGGAAGACGGTGATGACCAGCCCCGCCGCAAGAGCCGTCGCGGCCGTCGCGGCGGACGCGGGCGCAACCGCAAGAATCGTGATGCCCAGGCGGAAAATGCCGAAGCCGCCGGCAGCGAGGCGGACGATACCGCCGGAGCGGCGGCCCCTGCCGGCCTGCCCGACGGTGCCAGTGACGAGGAGCTGTGGCAGGCCGCCACCGGCGATGTGGAAAGCCTGGAGAGCGCCCCCGCCCGTCTCCGCCGTCGCGGTGAGGACAGCGAGGCCCCCAAGAAGGGCAGCGTGCGCGCGGCCGCGGTCAAGGCCAAGGTGGCCGCGGGCAAGCGGCGCATGTTCATCAGCGTGCTGCCCGGTGAACAGGTGGAAGTGGCCATCGCCGAGGAAGGCCGTCTGCAGGAATATTATCTGGACATGTTCCATCAGCGCAAGCTCAAGGGCAATATCTACAAGGGCATCATCCACAATATCGACACCAACCTGCAGGCTGCCTTCGTGAGCTACGGCGCGGGCAAGAACGGCTTCCTGCAGATCGACGAGATCCATCCCGAATACTGGCTGGCCCATCACGAGCCCAGCAAGGGGAAAAAGTTCCCGCCCATCCAGAAAGTGCTCAAGCCCGGCCAGGAAGTGCTGGTGCAGGTGGTCAAGGAACCCACCGGCAACAAGGGCGCCTTCCTCACCACCTGGCTGTCGCTGGCGGGCCGCTTTCTGGTGCTGACCCCGGGACAGGAGCAGATCGGCGTCTCCCGCAAGGTGGACAGCGATGAAGAACGCACCCGCCTGCGCGAGATGATGAACGGCATCGATCCCGGCCAGGGCCTGGGCGTCATCGTGCGTACCGTGAGCGCCGGCACCACCAAGACCACGCTCAAGAACGATCTCCAGTACCTCAAGCGCGTCTGGAAGGACATCCGCAAGAAGGCCACCGAAGTCTCGGCCCCGGCCCTCATCTATCAGGAGCCGGGCCTGCCCCAGCGGGCCGTGCGCGATTACCTGACCGATGATGTCTGCGAGATCTGGGTGGACAACGAGGAAGTGGCCGACAGCATCCGCGAGACCGTCTCCCTGCTCTTCCCCCGCAAGAAGGAGCTGGTGCGCCTGCATACCGACGTGCGCATGCCCCTGTGGGAGCGTTTCAGCCTGCGCCGCCAGCTGGACCAGATCTATTCCCGCGAGGTCACCCTGCCTTCGGGCGGCCGCCTGGTCTTCGACCAGACCGAGGCCCTCATGGCCGTGGACATCAACTCCGGCAAGATCTCCGGCAAGGTCAATTTCGAGTCCATGGCCCACCGCACCAATATGGAAGCCGCCGAAGCCATCGCCCGCCAGCTCAAGCTGCGCGACATCGGCGGCCAGGTGGTCATCGATTTCATCGAGATGCGCGACAAGAAACATGTGCTGGAAGTGGAAAAGACCCTGCGCACGGCCATGAAGAACGACCGCGCCCGCCACGACGTAGGCCGCATGAGTTCCTTCGGCCTGCTGGAGCTGGTGCGCCAGCGCACGGGCTCCTCGGCCCTTTCCATCACCATGGAGCCCTGCCCCTTCTGCGGCGGCACGGGCCAGCGGCGCAACCTTGAATGGCAGGCCCTGCAGGCCCTGCGCGAGATGCGCCGTGCCCTGCGGACCCACGGCGGCGACAAGTACGTCTTCGAGACCACGCGGGAACTGGGCCTCTATCTGCTCAATCACAAGCGCGACAGCCTGCGCGACATGGAACAGGACTTTGGCAAATGTCTGGAAATCAGCATCCGTCCGTAA
- a CDS encoding ABC transporter substrate-binding protein: protein MMPDFCRLQQRLIAWGFRSGLWRGLCLGLCLLCCSVPPVHALELVDSRGVTLRLERPAQRIIALYGAFNEILLALDARGTLVARTAADAAIPGLQDLPAVGTHMRPNAELVAARRPDVVLQLAGRQEVLTQTGALEAVGIPVLVYEMQSFEQLFAVTRALGRLTGREARAEALVADWQRRLAALEQRYAGQPPVRVFYEVRYPNLLAAGRASIVDEIIRHAGGRNVLDAPQKLVRCNEEMLVALDPEAYILQQGPMNPAPQAPAARPHYRGLSAVRSGRVLLVDEHLFARPGPRSVEAAERLARWLHGEEQGSGK, encoded by the coding sequence ATGATGCCTGATTTTTGCCGCCTGCAGCAGCGCCTTATCGCTTGGGGCTTTCGTTCGGGCCTGTGGCGGGGGCTGTGTCTGGGCCTTTGCCTGCTCTGCTGCTCCGTGCCGCCCGTCCACGCGCTGGAACTGGTGGACAGCCGGGGCGTGACCCTGCGGCTGGAACGGCCCGCACAGCGGATCATCGCCCTGTACGGCGCGTTCAACGAGATATTGCTGGCCCTGGACGCCCGCGGGACCCTTGTGGCCCGCACGGCGGCCGATGCGGCCATCCCCGGCCTGCAGGACCTGCCCGCCGTGGGCACGCACATGCGTCCCAACGCGGAGCTGGTGGCGGCCCGGCGTCCCGATGTGGTGCTGCAACTGGCCGGGCGGCAGGAAGTGCTGACCCAGACCGGGGCCCTGGAGGCTGTGGGCATCCCGGTGCTGGTCTACGAGATGCAGTCCTTTGAACAGCTTTTTGCCGTGACCCGCGCTCTGGGGCGGCTCACCGGACGCGAGGCGCGCGCCGAAGCCCTGGTGGCGGACTGGCAGCGGCGTCTGGCGGCCCTGGAGCAGCGCTATGCGGGCCAGCCGCCTGTGCGCGTATTCTATGAGGTGCGCTATCCCAACCTGCTGGCTGCCGGACGCGCCAGCATCGTGGACGAGATCATCCGCCATGCCGGTGGCCGCAACGTGCTGGATGCGCCGCAAAAGCTGGTGCGCTGCAACGAAGAGATGCTGGTGGCCCTGGACCCGGAAGCCTATATCCTGCAACAGGGGCCCATGAACCCCGCGCCGCAGGCTCCGGCGGCACGTCCGCATTACCGGGGCCTCAGTGCCGTACGTTCCGGGCGTGTGCTGCTGGTGGACGAGCATCTGTTCGCCCGCCCCGGCCCCCGCTCCGTGGAGGCCGCCGAGCGGCTGGCCCGCTGGCTGCATGGCGAGGAGCAGGGCAGCGGGAAATAA
- a CDS encoding epoxyqueuosine reductase QueH → MKGERSLLLHICCGPCSIMPVKRLQDEGFTVTAWYMNPNIQPLTEYLRRREAAEECAARLGIGLICQDDTWDLVAWLRSVAGRDLPPQRCAWCCGSRMQAAVAYAHANGYAHVSSSLLYSRYQPHDVIRAAGEHAAAAEDAPLSRGPRFVYRDFRTDWQAGIDLSREWGVYRQPYCGCVYSEAERYDKKLQRLIKKS, encoded by the coding sequence GTGAAAGGCGAACGCAGCCTGCTGCTGCACATCTGCTGCGGCCCCTGCTCCATCATGCCGGTCAAACGCCTGCAGGACGAGGGCTTCACGGTCACGGCCTGGTACATGAACCCCAACATCCAGCCCCTGACGGAATACCTGCGCCGCCGCGAGGCCGCCGAGGAATGCGCCGCCCGCCTGGGCATCGGGCTCATCTGTCAGGACGACACCTGGGATCTGGTGGCCTGGCTGCGCTCCGTGGCCGGCCGCGACCTGCCCCCGCAGCGCTGTGCCTGGTGCTGCGGCAGCCGCATGCAGGCCGCCGTGGCCTATGCCCATGCCAACGGCTACGCCCATGTGAGCAGCAGCCTGCTCTACTCCCGCTATCAGCCGCACGACGTCATCCGGGCCGCCGGGGAACATGCCGCGGCGGCGGAGGACGCTCCCCTGAGCCGGGGGCCCCGCTTCGTCTACCGCGACTTCCGTACCGACTGGCAGGCGGGCATCGATCTTTCCAGGGAATGGGGCGTGTACCGCCAGCCCTATTGCGGCTGTGTGTACAGCGAAGCCGAGCGCTATGACAAAAAATTGCAGCGCCTGATAAAAAAATCCTGA
- a CDS encoding ParB N-terminal domain-containing protein, with protein sequence MNRIELLPVSALRPALYNPREADAERLELVRLSLRKLGFLLPLVATTDGEILSGHQRHAVAVDMGAARVPVLRVDVPEKRRRGINILFNRATNDIAVQDTERDMSAALRGADVHSLAEKLPDISPDSPAFFPCMAAEMREVSPLARCNVSRFVRHAANVGRMLARLGVHLPIVTTPDGTVINGVGRLEAAARKGRKEIAVVTLDEDRAELARAMLNLLSMDFRFTGDNADFLRYGAFRRKWLHRTYLGRAFVLPVYRHKRLSDVRLDAAFMEKWKAACGESVLDFGSGQGDEARMLRHAGIRVTEFEPYPADGDTVNREKGRASAMGFLSAVRAGTPFSAIFVSSVLNSVPFPEDREHILRIVAALCTPETLVCAAARGTKSSSWSWFTEGEALSQRASRACNFPLNMEKGVILGDIATAPKAQKFFEEAEWLELWSRYFGSVEAGLSDGMVTVRCRRPLAWHPRELAESLRFEFDLPYPDGQRMGLVRLALKSFSQRLGLDLEGV encoded by the coding sequence ATGAACAGAATTGAACTGTTGCCCGTTTCCGCCCTGCGTCCCGCCCTGTATAATCCCCGCGAGGCCGACGCGGAACGCCTGGAACTGGTGCGGCTCTCCCTGCGCAAGCTGGGCTTCCTGCTGCCGCTGGTGGCGACTACGGACGGGGAAATTCTCTCCGGCCATCAGCGGCACGCCGTGGCCGTGGACATGGGAGCCGCCCGCGTGCCCGTGCTGCGTGTGGACGTGCCGGAAAAAAGGCGTCGCGGCATCAATATCCTGTTCAACAGGGCTACCAATGATATAGCCGTACAGGACACCGAACGAGACATGAGCGCGGCCCTGCGCGGGGCTGACGTTCATTCCTTGGCCGAAAAACTGCCGGACATTTCCCCGGACAGCCCGGCATTCTTCCCCTGCATGGCCGCTGAGATGCGGGAAGTCTCGCCTCTTGCCCGATGCAACGTGTCCCGTTTCGTGCGTCATGCCGCCAATGTAGGCCGGATGCTGGCGCGGCTCGGCGTCCATCTGCCCATCGTGACCACGCCGGACGGCACGGTCATCAACGGCGTGGGCAGGCTGGAAGCCGCTGCCCGAAAGGGACGGAAGGAAATAGCCGTGGTCACGCTGGATGAAGACCGGGCGGAACTGGCCCGCGCCATGCTGAACCTTTTGAGCATGGACTTCCGCTTCACGGGGGACAATGCCGATTTTCTGCGCTACGGCGCGTTCCGGCGGAAATGGCTGCATCGCACCTATCTTGGTCGAGCATTCGTGCTGCCGGTGTACCGGCACAAGCGGCTTTCCGACGTGCGGCTGGATGCCGCTTTCATGGAAAAATGGAAGGCCGCCTGCGGGGAAAGCGTGCTGGACTTCGGTTCGGGACAGGGCGACGAAGCTCGGATGCTCCGGCACGCAGGCATCCGCGTGACGGAGTTTGAGCCGTATCCCGCTGACGGTGACACGGTAAACAGGGAAAAGGGGCGCGCTTCGGCCATGGGCTTTCTTTCCGCCGTGCGGGCTGGTACGCCATTCAGCGCCATTTTCGTTTCCAGCGTGTTGAACAGCGTGCCGTTCCCGGAGGACAGAGAGCATATTCTGCGCATCGTGGCGGCCCTGTGCACCCCGGAAACACTGGTATGCGCGGCGGCACGCGGTACGAAAAGCAGTTCCTGGAGCTGGTTCACGGAGGGCGAAGCTCTGAGCCAGAGAGCATCTAGGGCGTGCAATTTCCCGCTGAACATGGAAAAAGGCGTTATTCTGGGGGATATAGCCACGGCTCCCAAGGCGCAGAAGTTCTTTGAGGAAGCGGAATGGCTGGAATTGTGGAGCAGGTATTTCGGCTCCGTGGAAGCCGGATTGTCCGACGGCATGGTGACGGTTCGCTGTCGCAGGCCACTGGCATGGCATCCGCGAGAACTGGCGGAAAGCCTGCGCTTTGAGTTCGATCTGCCGTACCCGGACGGCCAGCGCATGGGCCTTGTCCGGCTGGCGCTCAAGTCGTTTTCCCAACGGCTGGGGCTGGACCTGGAGGGCGTATGA